DNA from Debaryomyces hansenii CBS767 chromosome A complete sequence:
TGTAATCCTCTGCAtgaaattccaataattcctCTTTCGTAGCCCGGCGGGGAGTATAGAGGTCCATCTGTTCATACAATTTATATGATATAACCAAATGGTCTGTAAGCATCAACCGGAACGGCTTCATCGGGTGATGAGGTCCAAAATGATATTGGCTCACTTGTGGGTTGTAATGGTATGAAACATTGGGAAGTTTAGATGTTGAATTTGCCAAATATAATGGGGTATTTTCCTGTGTTTTCTTGTCTTTCGTGAATGTCGGACTTTGATTTGCTGGTATAGACATACTGTACTATACAACAATCACGTTTACGATTCTAATAGCTTATAATAACACAATCTTTAATGAATATCAGGTTCATATGGTAAAGAAAAACCTTTAATTATGTGCGACATTCAGTTAGAATTATGTCGTGAATAATGCGACATATATTTTGTCTATATTGCCACTCAAGACCACCTTGATATCAATTTCTATCTATAAATCAAACTTGAACGTTGACTTTATAAAGAACTTCACTAATAAGTATATATCTTaagaatattcaatatgtCAGGTAAGTAaatctttttgtttttaatcaaattatggCATGAACCACGTACTAACGGTCATAATAGGTTCTGCAGGTTTTGATAGACATATTACAATCTTTTCGCCAGAAGGAAGATTATATCAAGTAGAATATGCATTCAAAGCAAtcaattcatctaataTTACCTCCATTGGAGTAACAGGTAAGGACTCTGCTGTTCTTATCTCGCAAAAAAAGATCCCAGATAAGTTATTGGATCCAGAGACCGTGTcctatattttcaaaatcacaCCGTCGATTGGATTAGTTGCTACTGGTTCGATTGCAGATGCCAGAGCACAGGCATTGAGAGCACGTTCAGAGGCTGCCGAATTTCGCTACAAATATGGATATGAAATGCCCGTAGAAAGTTTGGCTAAAAGAATGGCAAACTTATCCCAATTATACACTCAAAGAGCTTACATGAGACCATTGGGTGTTGCATTGACATTCTGTCaagttgattttgaagatgaggATAGGGGATCACAAATCTTCAAGTGTGATCCTGCTGGTTATTATACTGGTGTTAAGGCCGTTGCCACTGGACCAAAGCAACAAGAAGCAACGACTTATttagaaaagaaatttaaGAAGATAGAGCATGTAAAAGGTGACTGGAAAGATACGGTTGAATTTGCTATTACTGCTTTGAGTTCAGTATTAGGCACTGATTTTAgaaaaaatgatattgaaattggagTTGCTACTGAAGAAGGTTTCCGCATTTTAAatccagaagaaatagatgaAAGGTTGGTCACTATTGCTGAACAAGATTAATCTTtcattttaattcattaaccATGTAGTATTACCTGAATgcttaattaaattttgttacgaatagatatatttgatgttcatttttattgtagaaatttttttatctaGATATAAGAATCAAGACTATAAAATAAGGGTACCGACACTTACATgccttttctttttcaactCTAGACATTTGTAATATGTATGCTTACCAGACGTAAGGAATAAACATGTATGGACAAGCTTCCAAGTATCTATCCCAATCTTCACCGTACTTTCTCTCACACTTTCTCGTATCTCTAAGGGCTCTGTGAATTAAAACgatcaagaaaaagacGGGGAAAAACCAAGGGAATGGTGAAGCAAAACCACAAATTAAACCCCAAGTAAGAGATTGAGTATAGTCTGCAGTGTAATGCATTTTACGTGCATATACGTACCAACCATCGGTAAGTAAGTAGGAACCATTAGCACACTTGATGTACTTAGGGTTTTCCAAATCGGAGTAAGGCAAATATGGGAAAGTCTTACGAATAGAAGTGTTACCAGCCATTTGTCTTCTGAAACTGTTCTTTTGACGGTTACCAGTGTCAAAGAAGTAATATGCAACTAAAAGTATAACATAAATGGCGATATTGTATCCGATTGACCATTGGTATTCTTTTGGATCGTGATAAGCCAAATACAAAGTGCAATGACAATAAGTGAATGGAACACCAGCAATGTTCCAGAAGAGTAACATAAATCCGAATTTTTCGTAAGCCATATCCCAGGTAGGAAcaatcaattcttcaccTTTTGCACAGGCGTTAGCGTATAACCAATGTGCCAATAAAACAAACAACGCTTGTGGAGAAACATAGCCATATTCCTCAAATTGTTTTAAATTCAACGCTAAGGTCAAGAAGAATAAGATGAACCATGGAATTCTAACTTCGAAGAACATCTTAAAATCCAAATACTTACCAAGTCTTGG
Protein-coding regions in this window:
- a CDS encoding DEHA2A08734p (similar to uniprot|P21243 Saccharomyces cerevisiae YGL011c SCL1 20S proteasome subunit YC7ALPHA/Y8), with amino-acid sequence MSGSAGFDRHITIFSPEGRLYQVEYAFKAINSSNITSIGVTGKDSAVLISQKKIPDKLLDPETVSYIFKITPSIGLVATGSIADARAQALRARSEAAEFRYKYGYEMPVESLAKRMANLSQLYTQRAYMRPLGVALTFCQVDFEDEDRGSQIFKCDPAGYYTGVKAVATGPKQQEATTYLEKKFKKIEHVKGDWKDTVEFAITALSSVLGTDFRKNDIEIGVATEEGFRILNPEEIDERLVTIAEQD
- a CDS encoding DEHA2A08756p (similar to uniprot|P25340 Saccharomyces cerevisiae YGL012W ERG4 C-24(28) sterol reductase); its protein translation is MSSDEDITTPLVEERREVKPGYLPKEEIEWEFGGPVGALGMMVGFPLLMYYMWISAQFYDGKPAWPAENQTWKEFVAGDLFQYFVKYGIPSFKSWFIFTLFILVQAAFYLTLPGIWTKGQPLTHLNNKQLPYYCNAIWSFYTSLAIALVLHFTGLFRLTYILSHFGEIMTTAIIYGLTLPVILYLVCIHVTGDYHRMTGNHIYDIFMGAPLNPRLGKYLDFKMFFEVRIPWFILFFLTLALNLKQFEEYGYVSPQALFVLLAHWLYANACAKGEELIVPTWDMAYEKFGFMLLFWNIAGVPFTYCHCTLYLAYHDPKEYQWSIGYNIAIYVILLVAYYFFDTGNRQKNSFRRQMAGNTSIRKTFPYLPYSDLENPKYIKCANGSYLLTDGWYVYARKMHYTADYTQSLTWGLICGFASPFPWFFPVFFLIVLIHRALRDTRKCERKYGEDWDRYLEACPYMFIPYVW